Proteins encoded by one window of Gopherus flavomarginatus isolate rGopFla2 unplaced genomic scaffold, rGopFla2.mat.asm mat_scaffold_2587_arrow_ctg1, whole genome shotgun sequence:
- the LOC127042106 gene encoding uncharacterized protein LOC127042106 isoform X4, with protein sequence MGSNNMDENFFLDIPDAALEALNFEQDGSQNHPIGFPEITEEDLSSVIPQEEMLKGRALKGAKKFPSEAAAVGSKATS encoded by the exons ATGGGAAGCAACAACATG GACGAGaacttttttcttgacattccagatgccgcgcTAGAAGCTTTAAATTTTG aacaagatggaagtcaaaaccacccaataggttttcctgaaattacagaggaag acttatcaagcgttattcctcaagaagaaatgttgaagggAAGAGCGCTTAAAGGggccaagaaatttccctctgaggcagctgcagttggaagcaagg CCACCAGTTAG
- the LOC127042106 gene encoding uncharacterized protein LOC127042106 isoform X2 codes for MGSNNMDENFFLDIPDAALEALNFDLSSVIPQEEMLKGRALKGAKKFPSEAAAVGSKGIKHTDFEQPCTSKSLIAQNPQPLKRGKKFPSEAAAVGSKGIKHTDFEQPCTSKSLIEQNQPALKKAKKSTSKTASVFRAGGKGLRPPAFEPPKATSTTFKNHGKRGGGGKAPRFQQTYASPTQSALKINNSVEGTVSRGGFEQGEEVNPQAFGTRKTPATNNNLPVGLAASVAACNELFSVCSSLKRLIDKKFQS; via the exons ATGGGAAGCAACAACATG GACGAGaacttttttcttgacattccagatgccgcgcTAGAAGCTTTAAATTTTG acttatcaagcgttattcctcaagaagaaatgttgaagggAAGAGCGCTTAAAGGggccaagaaatttccctctgaggcagctgcagttggaagcaagggtattaagcacaccgattttgaacagccctgcacGTCCAAATCCCTCATTGCCCAAAACCCGCAACCTTTAAAGAGGGGCAAAaaatttccctctgaggcagctgcagtcggaagcaagggtattaagcacaccgattttgaacagccctgtaCGTCTAAATCccttattgaacaaaaccagccggcattaaaaaaggccaaaaagtctacctctaaaacagcatcCGTTTTCAGggcggggggaaaggggctcagaccccccgCTTTTGAACCgcccaaagctacctctacaacttTCAAAAACCATGGTAAGCGAGGCGGAGGCGGTAAAGCCCCTCGTTTTCAACAGACCTATGCCTCCCCGACCCaatcagctttaaaaataaacaactctGTAGAAGGAACCGTGTCTAGGGGTGGGTTCgagcagggtgaagaagttaaCCCCCAAGCTTTCGGAACCCGCAAAACCCCTGCTACAAATAACAatcttcctgtggggctggccgcatcagttgctgcttgtaacgagctgtttagtgtttgttcatctttaaagcgtttaatagataaaaagtttcaaagctaa
- the LOC127042106 gene encoding uncharacterized protein LOC127042106 isoform X3 gives MGSNNMDENFFLDIPDAALEALNFEQDGSQNHPIGFPEITEEDLSSVIPQEEMLKGRALKGAKKFPSEAAAVGSKGIKHTDFEQPSTS, from the exons ATGGGAAGCAACAACATG GACGAGaacttttttcttgacattccagatgccgcgcTAGAAGCTTTAAATTTTG aacaagatggaagtcaaaaccacccaataggttttcctgaaattacagaggaag acttatcaagcgttattcctcaagaagaaatgttgaagggAAGAGCGCTTAAAGGggccaagaaatttccctctgaggcagctgcagttggaagcaagggtattaagcacaccgattttgaacagccct CCACCAGTTAG
- the LOC127042106 gene encoding uncharacterized protein LOC127042106 isoform X1: MGSNNMDENFFLDIPDAALEALNFEQDGSQNHPIGFPEITEEDLSSVIPQEEMLKGRALKGAKKFPSEAAAVGSKGIKHTDFEQPCTSKSLIAQNPQPLKRGKKFPSEAAAVGSKGIKHTDFEQPCTSKSLIEQNQPALKKAKKSTSKTASVFRAGGKGLRPPAFEPPKATSTTFKNHGKRGGGGKAPRFQQTYASPTQSALKINNSVEGTVSRGGFEQGEEVNPQAFGTRKTPATNNNLPVGLAASVAACNELFSVCSSLKRLIDKKFQS, from the exons ATGGGAAGCAACAACATG GACGAGaacttttttcttgacattccagatgccgcgcTAGAAGCTTTAAATTTTG aacaagatggaagtcaaaaccacccaataggttttcctgaaattacagaggaag acttatcaagcgttattcctcaagaagaaatgttgaagggAAGAGCGCTTAAAGGggccaagaaatttccctctgaggcagctgcagttggaagcaagggtattaagcacaccgattttgaacagccctgcacGTCCAAATCCCTCATTGCCCAAAACCCGCAACCTTTAAAGAGGGGCAAAaaatttccctctgaggcagctgcagtcggaagcaagggtattaagcacaccgattttgaacagccctgtaCGTCTAAATCccttattgaacaaaaccagccggcattaaaaaaggccaaaaagtctacctctaaaacagcatcCGTTTTCAGggcggggggaaaggggctcagaccccccgCTTTTGAACCgcccaaagctacctctacaacttTCAAAAACCATGGTAAGCGAGGCGGAGGCGGTAAAGCCCCTCGTTTTCAACAGACCTATGCCTCCCCGACCCaatcagctttaaaaataaacaactctGTAGAAGGAACCGTGTCTAGGGGTGGGTTCgagcagggtgaagaagttaaCCCCCAAGCTTTCGGAACCCGCAAAACCCCTGCTACAAATAACAatcttcctgtggggctggccgcatcagttgctgcttgtaacgagctgtttagtgtttgttcatctttaaagcgtttaatagataaaaagtttcaaagctaa